The genomic region GTGACTATAAGAAACAAAGTTACAGGTCtcattatggttttatattcgAAGGGACTTTGATATAAGTTTAAGGTAAGGTGTTAGTGTTGAAATCATTCATTAGACAGTCTGACTATAATGTCCTTAGTAAGTTAGTGATATATGGTAAGGGCATATGCAAGCATATTGCGGTCATTGTGTTAAATAGGGTTATTGCTTGATATTATGGAGCTATTTTAGGTATTATTAGTTAATCATGCTTATGGAGTTGTTTGTCACCTTTTTTGCTTACGACcaatttggatttttaattgaatatatgcTTCTTAAGTTATCTATTATAGTATTTTCTGGTCAGTTGCCAATTATCAGAAAGTGATTTTTATATCATTCTCTAAATGGACTAAAGTGctgattttgatttattaatcttttatgaacttaaagttattttatttgcaCAGAAACTATTTACTTAAATGTGTATGATCTTACCCAATATTTGCATACTCCTCTGGTAAACATGCACTGTTACCAAAGGATTCCTTTTGTTGTTGAAACTTAAGGCATTTGTTGTCTCTTGTTGTTTTCTCAAATGTTCAATTAAGATGACATGTAAATATTTTCCTAGTGAACTAAGACATTACTAGTGAGGTGCATGGGGTGAATGCTTGTTTTTCCTCACTAACtttaaatgatgatatttccTGAATGCTTATATAtgcgtgtgtgtgtgtgtatgcaTGAGTGTCATAGATTTTGATCTATGTGGTACTAGCTTGGGTGAGTTTGAACCAGACTAGGCAACTTGACATGTGTGCTGCTTGTGCTGGgtaatgaattttaatattctGTTCACATATGTACTACTATACGATTGGCTATGTTAAGGTTTACATCCAGCACATGTGAAGTCCCTTTTGAGAATGTTGTGTATTATATAGGTGATTGTGCACATTTCTCTCACCGATTTGCTCTGTGGTCATGAATCTAAATGttccttattttgtttttatgataAGTATCTAGAACCTGAAATTCTAgaacattttcttattttctttgagGAAAATATGTGCTGAAAGTGGTGGATTTTGTCATACCTTATGCACATgctatggtttttttttttcttcgtcCTTTAGTTTTTGGCAATTAATTGGTTTCTCCCCTTGTTCCACAGGTTGTTGTACCAAATAATTAAAGTTGAGCTAAAGCTTAAAGGTTAGTGGCTGAAACAATAgtataaatgtgaattttacAAGTCTTGGATCAGTTAATGCTAGACATACATGGATCCGGTGGACTGGAAAGAAATAAGGAAGTTCTATTGACAATGCCTGCTTGGTCATCTTCTCATATTTAATCTTGGTATCATCCAGTGTTAATTCAGTAATAGATTCCGAAAATAATTCTCTGAATGTAGCTTGTACACTATCAGAGGATCCTTTGTATCCATGCTGGCAGAGAGCATGCGTGGAATCTGTGTTTCGGGTAATGCCCCTAACGAGATATTCTGCCGAAACATTCGGTGTGTTGACGATTTGTCTTGTTGCTCTGTTGATTCTTCTTGGTTTAGTGTGCATCGGATACTCATTTTACTTACATTCACGTGTTCTTAGACAAGGATTTATTCAGCTCAGTTATTTCACTGGTCCTTGGATCATCCGAATAACATTCATTTTGTTCGCTATCTGGTGGGGTTTTGGTGAAATTACAAGGCTAAATTTTCTAAGACGACAAGGAAGAGTGTTGAATGCACTCAACTTGAAATGGCAAGAAAACATCTGCAAATGTTACATTGTCTCAAATTTAGGTTTTGCAGAACCTTGTCTTTTCCTCACTCTTGTGTTTCTTCTTCGTGCTCCTTTACAAAATATAGACACTGGAATTCTAAGCAGAAAATGGAACGGAAAAACTGCAGGCTATGTTCTTCTCTACTGCTTCCCGTTGTCTGTTCTTCAGCTCATTCTTATTTTGATTGGACCAGAGTTACACAAGGAAAGGAGGGAATTGCCACCGTGTTTCACTAGAACAGCCACTCGAGTGATGGAAAATTCTGATAGCATTGCTCTTTGCACTTACCCTTTACTGAATACTATTCTTCTTGGGGTTTTTGCCACCGTGATGAGTGTCTATTTGTTTTGGCTTGGAAGGCAGATTTTGAATTTAGTTATCAACAAGGGTTTGCAGAAGAGAGTTTACACATTAATTTTGTCGGTTTCAAGTTTCCTTCCATTAAGGGTTCTTTTACTTGGTTTGTCTGTATTATCTAAACCAGAGCAATTTGTTTTTGAAGTTCTTGCATTCTCAGCTTTTGTTGTCCTTCTATGTTGTGTTGGGGTCTGTATCTGCATGCTTATATGCTGTCCAGTTGTGGATTGTATAGCCCTGGGGAATCTTCTTGATGTGGAAGGTAGAAGTGATGATCAGAATGATGCTGCTGTTTCTCTTATCGGTAATCAGAACCATCTTGTAAGTAGCCCTGAGAGGAATTCCAGGAATGGATCAATTTCTTTCCGGACTTTTGAAAAAGATGGTACGGCGGCAACTGGGGCCTTGGTAGAACTGAGCCTCACCTCCTCTTTCATGGACTCCAAAAGTAAGCAGGAAACTGAGTAGTTGTGGTGAATATCAATTTTTGTGGTAAAGAAAACTGATTTGTAAAGGGGTTAGCTTCGATAAAGATTTTCATTCATagtttgtttttcaaattttagatgGGATGATGGTTTCGCTTGCTGGAATTTATAATCCGAATCCCCCCGCATCCATACTTCTAATTTGTTCTTTAGTATGGTTGGTTTATATCtaatagatataaaaaattgGAGGGAAAGGACTTAGGTCTCTAATATGAAATTTGGCAAATTAGTCTTTAAAAACTGAAATTAGTCTTTACGTTGTTAATAATTTTCGTCCAATTTATCAAATGTAGTAATAAGAAAAgctaaatcaatttaaaataacaaattcgCATGCCAAATTACTGTTACATGTAAAATACTCTTCcacttgagaaaaaaatataatgattaaatggtatcagttaaattttgttattgcgttttctaaattttaaaatttcaattttaatacaattgactgtcattaaatttattattggactttttgttttacttttatgaaaattgtatTGCTTGTATGGAAATAGCATTGCTCatgtatcaaaatttgaataatataatttagtgGCATTACTTGatgtatcaaaatttgaaaataatataacttaatgaatttaatagttattatttggtgaggattaaaattttaaattttaaaaatataaagataaaaaatatcaaattaacatataagaattaaatttacaaattatgcATAGTGCATAATTAATAACCGAATTTAACTAAAGAATTAACTCATAACCCACCTGATCGTGAAACCTAAAATTGggaaataaaagcaaaatagACAACAAATTTAGAATCGAAAAAACATTTTATGTATAAAGTTGGCATTACGGACAAGAACTTATATGATTCTTATATGAAAAAACATTTCATGGTTCCATTTACACCTGAGAAAGCTTATCTCCCTTAACAGAATACTAACAACCAAAGATTTTCCGATGTCACTAACACACTACATGGTGGGAAATTACAATCAATATACAACACCGTTTTGAAAGAATCAAAGCAAAACACAAGCTTGAAAATAGCCAAAGGACTCGGGAGTCGTAAAGCCATAATGATTTTCGTCCTTGCTTTCCTCCGACTCATCATCTTCATCTCCATATGGATTATTTGAAACATTAATCAAATTGgggaaaaaaatattcataatgaCAGTGTATtagaaagaacaaaagaaaaagaaaaatttccaGCTTTTATTGAGGAAACCTACTCATTGCATGGCATAGCTTGGAGTGTAGCTCTAAACTCCATTGTCGGCTGCTTTTCCTACGATTAGTTCTACTCAAACCCTGACACTTGAATGTACTCACATGTGTTTGAAGGGATAGCACCGTATCTTCTGCAGAAAGACACTGATTTCTTGGCAATTCCAACCAGTCATGTTGGTTATCTCTAAGCTGATACAAGGCATTGTTATACAATTTTAGAAGTTGCTCCATCCACTGATAGGGCAAGTAAACAACATGACTAGAGTTTCCacatctttttaaaataagttgtaTTTCACGTTGGTTTTgctatggtatatatatataaattataactctaAGAGCTCTACCAACATCGAAATTGTGAGGTGTGCCTCGTATTTATCGGACACATTGCAGGTACCTTAGATGATAATCGATGAGCAACCAAAGAAGGGCCAAAACATGCCCGACGTTGGGACGAGGAGCGTCGGCTCGTTGGGACATGCGATGGACGACGTCGTGATGAGGCGAATGGGACATTGTGACATCACGACGTGTTCTCTTATTTAACAGTCGCATTTTAGACTTCAAGCAGGACTTCTTCTCCCAATTAGATTCTAATTGTTCCAGAGATATTTTAGTGTGATTAGATTTctaatcttagcctatttaaaggggtCATTGTCACACCTTGAAATTGGGGTTAGAAGGATTAAGGTTTGCAAGTTTAGTCAGAGGTCACCGTTAGATGTTTAGGTTTAATCTTGTGTTCTAAAGATaaaatgagcttgttggttcagtggtaaggtgttagcttacTCTTAGGCCTTGTGTTTGAGCCCTCATGTGCGCTTAGGGGAAATTATTTTTGTTCCAATTCTGGAAAACCTGATaggattttgttaattattattttgtctattttaatttattttatttttgaaaaaataaacttaaaatttttcttacgTTCTCACTTCTCCTCACGTTAGTTTTCTGTCATTTTCCCCCaatttttgattttgactttttGGTTATCAGTATTCTTTCTTTTCCAACGTCCTTTATTTCTTCTCCCttgttcttcaatttttctttttttgttgttccAATACCATTGTTGCTTTCCGTCTCGTTGGAGGTTTGTGTCCCTTTATCATCTTCATTCAATTCAGATTTGAGTGGGAGAAGCGTCAGTGtgttgttttggtattgattagTGTTCCTCTtagttgtgtttattttgttttaaccaATTTCCTATTAGGTTTTGTGTGTTTCTTTTTGTAATCAAGTTTCACATTGGTATAATTGAGGCGTGTCGGTTGATCGTTAGTACTTTGGAATCGCCTTTCAGGTGCGTTCTCTTAAACATATGTAATCGGGGGTACCTATTTTGTGGATTTACGTGTTTCTATAGTATATTTGGGGGTGGTTTTTGAACCACAAGAACGTGTGCCGTACACTGGCGGTTCACACGGACGTGTGCCGCTTTAGAAACTAGGCTAATTTTCTTGTCACATAGTCTGGAGTGGGTCACATGtgaaacacccctaacccgtgtcTATCGCTGAAGtggggttacggagtattactgAACAATTGGAACATTTAACATAcattacatatataatcataaacatACTATAATTGAATCATTTTCAAGCGTATCATCCCAAAATCTAGCCTttaaggccctaaaaataccttagaaacattttaggaccaatttgaaatcatttggaaagcctaggaaaaagttacaaattttttactacaggggtcacacaaccgtgtggccaggccatgtgactcacacagtTGAGACAAACGCCCGTGTCTCAGACTGTGTGGACAATccaagtagggacacacggccgtgtggaaccacgaaaatttaaacatttttacataccctttttaacttaaaatcatacagtttcgataaaattcttgtcgaaaaaataattaatttttaaaaaataattaaagtgcacttaacaTATggacatgttgaattttagttaattttataattaattttgatgaattttggttattttcgatagatttgcacaaatggTGAAAAATGGCTCAgcagacactgctagaagcacaaaaccgagaagcaatttgaagtatcgaggcgaactaaattttagcctaagacgatccaaaattatatgtattaattcataatataa from Gossypium raimondii isolate GPD5lz chromosome 1, ASM2569854v1, whole genome shotgun sequence harbors:
- the LOC105785527 gene encoding uncharacterized protein LOC105785527, coding for MPLTRYSAETFGVLTICLVALLILLGLVCIGYSFYLHSRVLRQGFIQLSYFTGPWIIRITFILFAIWWGFGEITRLNFLRRQGRVLNALNLKWQENICKCYIVSNLGFAEPCLFLTLVFLLRAPLQNIDTGILSRKWNGKTAGYVLLYCFPLSVLQLILILIGPELHKERRELPPCFTRTATRVMENSDSIALCTYPLLNTILLGVFATVMSVYLFWLGRQILNLVINKGLQKRVYTLILSVSSFLPLRVLLLGLSVLSKPEQFVFEVLAFSAFVVLLCCVGVCICMLICCPVVDCIALGNLLDVEGRSDDQNDAAVSLIGNQNHLVSSPERNSRNGSISFRTFEKDGTAATGALVELSLTSSFMDSKSKQETE